Proteins from a genomic interval of Zingiber officinale cultivar Zhangliang chromosome 2A, Zo_v1.1, whole genome shotgun sequence:
- the LOC122039935 gene encoding uncharacterized protein LOC122039935, with translation MAKLSPFPSPMPYVALSILIPLFSSFSFSTGSIGDLLQEHGLPGGLLPKAVESFAHDPSSGLLEVLIGRPCYAWYEDGLSFFDREVRGNLSYGALQSVVGWSQEELFLWLPVKEIVIADSDSGVILFDIGVAHKRLPVSSFEDPPDCLPGAEEAAVEAGLGSFVRKGFQQQR, from the exons ATGGCCAAGCTCTCGCCTTTCCCCTCTCCCATGCCGTATGTCGCCTTATCTATCCTTATCcccctcttctcctccttctccttctccactGGCTCGATTGGTGACCTCCTCCAGGAACACGGCCTCCCTGGTGGGCTCCTTCCTAAAGCCGTTGAGTCCTTCGCCCACGACCCCTCCTCCGGACTGCTAGAGGTCCTGATCGGCCGCCCTTGCTACGCGTGGTACGAGGACGGGCTCTCCTTCTTCGACCGTGAGGTGCGCGGCAACCTCAGCTACGGCGCGCTCCAGAGCGTCGTCGGGTGGTCGCAGGAGGAGCTCTTCTTGTGGCTCCCCGTCAAGGAGATCGTGATCGCCGATTCCGACTCCGGCGTGATCCTCTTCGACATCGGCGTCGCCCACAAGCGGCTCCCCGTGTCTTCCTTCGAGGACCCGCCGGACTGCCTCCCCGGAGCGGAAGAAGCGGCGGTGGAGGCCGGGCTAG GATCCTTTGTCAGGAAAGGCTTTCAGCAGCAGAGATAA